A window of the Actinobacillus genomosp. 1 genome harbors these coding sequences:
- a CDS encoding alpha/beta hydrolase, whose protein sequence is MNLDKYYLKMDEHFLYVPYYNHHRRIRVLLPKDYHKENWQTYPVLYMHDGQNVFYSKESYSGYSWKIIPTIKSHQEFPKLIIVGIDNATVHRLDEYAPWRTDVGHTPEARNAGGMGAEYGHWVVNTVKPFIDSHYRTKPQREHTLLAGSSMGGIITAYMGAAYPETFGHLGVFSSASWFSESAFLDFVHRHPLNKASKVFIQVGTNEGDDMDAQYISNMNQAYINSSLYYYQALLRTYHPIDNIRLKIMANETHHEVYWANHFVEFLSFALMGR, encoded by the coding sequence GTGCTGTTGCCGAAAGATTATCACAAAGAAAATTGGCAAACCTATCCGGTATTGTATATGCACGACGGGCAGAATGTGTTTTATAGCAAAGAATCTTATTCCGGCTATTCATGGAAAATTATTCCGACCATTAAAAGTCACCAGGAATTTCCGAAACTGATTATTGTCGGAATTGATAATGCGACGGTACACCGTCTGGACGAATACGCTCCGTGGCGTACCGATGTCGGACATACTCCCGAGGCGCGTAATGCCGGTGGTATGGGAGCGGAATACGGACATTGGGTAGTGAATACGGTAAAGCCGTTTATTGATTCACATTACCGAACCAAACCGCAACGTGAGCATACGCTATTAGCCGGCAGCTCGATGGGTGGCATTATTACCGCCTATATGGGGGCGGCTTATCCGGAGACATTCGGGCATTTGGGCGTATTTTCTTCCGCCTCTTGGTTTAGCGAATCCGCCTTCTTAGATTTTGTCCACCGTCATCCGCTCAATAAAGCAAGCAAAGTGTTTATTCAGGTAGGTACGAATGAAGGCGATGATATGGATGCGCAATACATTTCGAATATGAATCAGGCATATATCAATAGTTCGCTTTATTACTATCAAGCATTACTTCGCACTTATCATCCGATTGATAACATTCGGCTAAAAATTATGGCGAATGAAACCCATCATGAAGTATATTGGGCGAACCATTTTGTAGAGTTCTTAAGCTTTGCATTAATGGGAAGATAA